The Lipingzhangella halophila genome segment CGGAGCGGCCGGGGCTGGTGGTGACGCTGTACAACTGGACGCGTCCGCGCGACCTGGCGCACTTCGAGGACTTCCGCAACTACCACGCCTCCTTCTACCGCCGGGTGGAGGCGCTGTCGGTGACGCCCTACACCCGCCGCTCGCTGGACCGCGGCACGGCGGCGGCGTTCATCGCGGCGGTGCGCAACATGATCGAGGAGTACTCGCGCAACGGCGACGCCCACGACGTGGACCTCGACGGGCCCACCGTGGAACGGGTCGCCGAGCGGATGCTGGACCGCGCCGAGCACGTCGCCGGCCCGCGCGGACGCGAATACCTGGGCGAACGCCTCAACACGCTCAAGGACGCCTGGGACAACCACCGCCAGGGCTCCACACGACTGGGCTACCGGCGGGAGAACACCAAGAAGCAGCGGCTCGTGCAGCTGCTGCACCGGCCCGGCGAGGGCCGCTGGGACGAGACCACGGTCGGCATGTCCATGCGCGAGACCGAGAACGAGGTGAACCTGCTGCTGCCCGGCGACGGCCGGTTCTTCCAGCCGCCGGCGGCCGCGCCCGCGTGGTCGTTCGCACCGCCGGAGGGCGGCAGCGAGGACGCCGCGCCCGGCGGCGACCACGAGGCCGACGAGCAGGAGGCCGATGGCGACGAGATGGGCGACTCAGCCTTCTCGCGTCCGGGCGACGAGAGGAGACGGCGATGACCGCCCAGGCCGAGGCCAACGGGAAGTACCTGCGCCGGGTCGGCGCGGTGCGCCCTAGCCACCTGATGTTCACCGGTGGCGTGGGCGCGCTGGTGGATTTGCCGAACTTCTCGGTTCTGGTGCGCGGGCTGGACGACTGGAACTACACCAACACCGTCCATCGCCAGGAGCAGATCACCGAGCCGCGACTGCTGGCGGCCGTGGCCAGGCAGCACCGGCGCGTGACATCGATGTGGCCGGCGCCGTGGCTGGACGGCATCGACTCCGACCCCAACGGCGAGGCGGCGCGGGTGGGTGTTCCGGTCGAGCCGTTCCCGGCATGGTTGCGCTGTACCGCCTGCAACGAGCTGGCGGCGTTGGACTCGCGGATCTTTGCGTTCAAGAACGACAAGGCGCGGGCGCCGCACGAGGCGCGGTTCCTGCACGAGGGGTGCACGGTCAAGAAGGGCAGGGACAAGCCGCTGGCCGTGGCCGCGCGGTTCCTGCTGGCGTGCACCGTCGGGCACCTGGACGACTTCCCCTACGCGCACTTCGTGCACTACGGCGCGGACTGCCCCAAGGCCACTCATCCGCGGCTGCAGATGGAGGACCGCGGTGGCAACATCGGCGCCAACGTCGCCATCAAATGCGTCAACTGCGGCGAGCAGCGCAACATGCGCGACGCCCTGGGCGCGCGCGGCCAGGAGAACCTGCCCCGATGCCGGGGGCGCCACCCTCACTTGGGCACCTTCGAGGAGAACGGGTGCACGGCCCGGCCCACGGTGCTGGTGGTGGGCGCATCCAACCAGTGGTTCGCTCAGACGCTGTCGGTGTTGGCGGTGCCACCGACCGGCGCGAGCGAACTGGAGAGCAAGGTCGAGGAGCACTGGGACCTTCTCCAGAAGATCCAGGCGCCGCTGCTAGCCTTCGCCCGCGACACGCACCCGCAGATGCGCGAGTTCGCCAAATGGGGCGACGACGAGCTGCTGGATACGATCGAGAAGATCAAGGCGCGCAAGGCCGACGACGGCGACGCCGAGAACGACGACACCGACTTGCGCAAACCCGAGTGGGACGTGTTCTCCGCGCCCGAGGCGCCCGAGCCCACCGCTGACTTCGCGCTGCGGCGCGATCCGGACGGTGTGCCCGAGCCGCTGCGCGGGATCTTCAGCGACGTGGTGCAGGCCGAGCGGCTGCGCGAGGTGCGGGCGCTGACCGCGTTCACCCGGTTGGACGCGCCCGACCCCGACGACCCCGATCTGGTCGCCCGTGCGCCGCTGGCGCGCTCGGAGGCCACGTGGGTGCCGGCCAGCGAGGTGCGCGGCGAGGGCGTGTTCCTGCGGGTGGGTGAGGACCTACTGCGCGACTGGGAGGAGCGGGTGCGGGACACGACGGCGCTGGGGCTGCACCGCGACGCCTACCGGCAGTTCCGGATGAACCGCTACTCCGACCGGTTGCCGGGCGGGTTCGACCCGATGCGGCACTGGCCCGGCGAACGCTATATCGCACTGCACACCCTCTCGCACCTGCTGATCCGGGCGATCGCGGTCGAGTGCGGCTACAGCGCGGCGAGCCTGTCCGAGCGGATCTACGCCGGCGACGCGGACGACCCGCGCGGCGGCATCCTGATCTACACGGCGGTGCCCGACGCGGAGGGGACGCTGGGCGGGCTGGTGTCCCAGGCCGAGCCGGAGCGGCTTGTCGGGCTGGTGCGGCGGGCGCTGGGGGACGCGATGCGCTGCTCGTCGGACCCGCTGTGCGCGGAGCGGCTGCCCCAGCCGCACGCCGACTTCCTGCACGGGGCGGCCTGCCACGTGTGCCTGTTCGTCTCCGAGACAACCTGCGAGCG includes the following:
- the drmB gene encoding DUF1998 domain-containing protein, with the translated sequence MTAQAEANGKYLRRVGAVRPSHLMFTGGVGALVDLPNFSVLVRGLDDWNYTNTVHRQEQITEPRLLAAVARQHRRVTSMWPAPWLDGIDSDPNGEAARVGVPVEPFPAWLRCTACNELAALDSRIFAFKNDKARAPHEARFLHEGCTVKKGRDKPLAVAARFLLACTVGHLDDFPYAHFVHYGADCPKATHPRLQMEDRGGNIGANVAIKCVNCGEQRNMRDALGARGQENLPRCRGRHPHLGTFEENGCTARPTVLVVGASNQWFAQTLSVLAVPPTGASELESKVEEHWDLLQKIQAPLLAFARDTHPQMREFAKWGDDELLDTIEKIKARKADDGDAENDDTDLRKPEWDVFSAPEAPEPTADFALRRDPDGVPEPLRGIFSDVVQAERLREVRALTAFTRLDAPDPDDPDLVARAPLARSEATWVPASEVRGEGVFLRVGEDLLRDWEERVRDTTALGLHRDAYRQFRMNRYSDRLPGGFDPMRHWPGERYIALHTLSHLLIRAIAVECGYSAASLSERIYAGDADDPRGGILIYTAVPDAEGTLGGLVSQAEPERLVGLVRRALGDAMRCSSDPLCAERLPQPHADFLHGAACHVCLFVSETTCERGNRFLDRRFVVPIDDPQLALYRELL